The Lolium rigidum isolate FL_2022 chromosome 1, APGP_CSIRO_Lrig_0.1, whole genome shotgun sequence region CAAGTCGGTGGCCATCTCATACTTGTTTTTCTTTTACGAAACATAACTTGCATTACTCAAATCAGGGGTTACAATCTTGGTAGCAAATATTTGCTAAACCATCTGGGCCAGAGCATTGCCAAACAGCCGTACTAGCATGAGTTCTAGCGTAATTGGCCATAAAATGACTACTGCTATTCTGACTATGATTAACATGAGTAATACAAGTCTGACGGACTCTCAGCAGAGACTTAATCTCTTCTACCATTGGTGCATGGACAGATCGATCAACACCTTCAGATTTCAGCATCTTCACCGACTCAAGACAATCAGTTTCCACTAGGATTGGCAAGTTACAGCAATGTATGGCTAGGGATAAACCCTCCATGATCGCATGTAGTTCAGCACCCAAAGGATCCCTACATGATTGTAGCTTCCGACATGCTGAGAGAATGATGTTACCATCATGATCACGAACAACCATGCCAGCTCCTGCATCCCCCTTATTGTCAAAGGACCCATCCGTATTAACCTTACACCATCCAGCCCGCGGCGGCGCCCAGAGCATAGGTAGCTTGTCAGTCGGATCCTTGTGTTCATGGAAACGTTGTTCTTCTTGATAAAAAATGAACTTGCCCTTTAGAATATCTTCAGTAGGATGACACTTGATGTTAACTATGGATTCCAGGTAACTCACAAGAAAACGGCGAGAGGCTTCCAACGCTGGTGGTGGTTTATCATGGATGATCTCATTGCGGACGTGCCAAATCCGCCAAAATGTCATGAGAATCATACTTCTCACAGTGCTTGATTTATCCCACAACAGAGTCAAGAGCCATTCTACCCCATTATTTTCAATAGAATCACCAGGAGGTAGATGCCACACTTCCATCATATAAGACCATAGCTGAACCGCCAAAGTGCATCGAACAAACGGGTGAAAATTGTCTTCGGCCTCAACTCCACACACCGGGCATTGATCAGTAACCTCCAAGGTTCGACGACACTTATTTCGCCAAGTGGGGAGTGAATTCGTCGCAAGACGCCAAGCAAAATTCTGAACCTTAGGTGGAACGTTACTCTTCCATATGAGATCCCATATTTTTCTCGATCCATCAGGTGATATACTTGTGGACTCATTTGATGTCCGCCAAGACTCATCCATAGCAAGTCGATAGGCACTCTTTACTGTAAATAGGCCATCCTTTTCAGGAGCCCAAGCGAGCTGATCATCCATCAATCTTGGTGATGGCTTCAGTTtcaaaatctccactatatccatcGGTATGAAATACTCATTGAGCAAATCCACCCGCCAAGAGCCAACCTGTTCAATAAGCTCAGAGACAAACCTCAATCTACACCTCCTCTTGGTCGACACCAATCTATAGGAATAGGGTCTCGGGATCCAGGGGTCCCTCCATATCCTTATGCTCTGCCCATTACACACTCTCCAAACTAATCCTTTCTTCAGTAGTTCCAATCCATAGGAAATTGTAGCCCAAGTGGAGGAAGCATTGCAACTAAAAACGGTATCTTCTAGTCTCCCATTAGGGTAGTACTTGGCTTTCAGCACCCTAGCACACAGACTGTCAGGTTTTGTGAGCAATCTCCAAGCTTGTCTAGCAAGCAATGCTTGGTTAAACATACGGACATCCCTAAAGCCAAGACCACCTTGGCATTTTGGTCTCTGGAGTTTATCCCAGGCACACCAATGCGTCTTCCTTTTCCCATCCTTTGACCCCCAATAAAAGTCACGGACCAGTTtagtaagatcatcacagaccgagAACGGCAATTTGAAAACCCCCATAATGTAAATAGGGAGGGCCTGAGCCACTGATTTTATAAAAACTTCTCTGCCGGCCTGTGCAAGATTACCGTCACCTCACATCAAGAGGCGTTTTGTGAGCTGAGCTTGAAGATTTTGTAATTTACCCCGTGTCATACGGCCATCAGGAGTTGGCAAACCAAGATATTTCTCCTCAAAGACCAAAGAAGTAACATCCAATGCTTGTCGCACTTCTTCCTTAACAGAAGTTGGACATGAATCACCAAACAGCAGTGAACACTTGGAAGGGTTTATAATTTGACCGGTGGCTGCAGCATACTCTCCAAGTGCTTCTTTAACCCGCAGGGCCTGATTCCGATCAGCTTTGAAGAATAATTGTGTATCATCGGCAAAAAGCAAATGTGATATCCCAGGTGCCCGACGACATACTTTAATTGGAGAGATTTCATTTACATCAATTCCTTTATTTAATAGAGCCGATAATCCGTCCGCTACGAACAGGAATAAGAACGGGGATAAAGGGTCACCTTGCTGAAGCCCACGCGACGGTGCAAATGAATCCAAGAGGGTTCCATTGAATTTTACGGAATATCTCACCGAAGTAACACACGATATTATCCAGTCCACAAATCGATGAGCGAAACCCAACTTTTGCATCACTTGCCTCAAGAATGACCAATCAACGCTGTCATACGCCTTTGAGAGATCAAGTTTGTATGCACAAAAACTCTTTGTAGGATCTTTTTCTTGCTTGATGTGATGGATGCACTCAAACGCCAAGAGGGCATTGTCGGTGATCAAACGCCCAGGAACAAAGGCACTCTGGGCTGGTGAAATAATGTCATCCAAAAGTGGCCTCAACCTATTCACCAAACACTTCGATACTACTTTGTAAATCACGTTGCAAAGGTTGATAGGCCTGTAATCAGATAGCTTTACAGGATTCGTCACTTTTGGAATCAACACTATACTAGCTTAATTCCTATCTGTATCGATTATACAAGAGGGGTCAGCTTTTGTGCAAATTAACTCTAAACAAGTACTTACTAGATGTGTTTCCTTGGAATCTCCGGTATTGCCCTGTCATCTGAAGGAGATACTGAAGGTGTTAACACCTGCGTAAACAAGGGGTTGTTCTCACAGTTACAGCAAATGCACGTCTCATGCACAATAATTAATTGTGTTCTACGCAGGAGATGGGATACTCCTTCACGGCTACGCAGGAGCCAGCCCCTTTCCACACAGCACAACTTCGTTCACGCACCGTACCTATTTCCTACTTGAACAAATAATACAAGCACCTGTGAGTACTGAGTGGTATATATATCACTTAGTTCCACTGAACAATGCAAACAAAAGCGTCCTCACTACTGCAGGTCGCAAGCAATTCTAAAGAGGGCCTAATCAAACATGGCTATCCCCAGGGCTTCGCTACTTGCCATCCTTGGTTGTCTCTTCTTCTTTAGCTCTGCCCTCGCAGCTCGAGAGCTGAACGATGACTTGTCCATGGTGGCAATGCATGAGAGTTGGATGGCGCAATACGGTCGCGTCTACAAGGATGCTGCCGAGAAATCAGAAAGGTTTGAGATATTCAAGGCTAATGCTCGATTCATCGAGTCCTTCAATGCTGCAGGCCACAAGTTCTGGCTCAACACCAACCAATTTGCGGACATTAGCAATGATGAGTTTAGGGCAACCAAGACCAACAAGGGGTTTATTGCAAACAAGAAGGTGAAAGTTCCTAGAACGTTCAGGTACGAGAATATGAGCCTTGATGCACTCCCGGCGACGGTGGACTGGAGGACAAAGGGTGCGGTCACTCCCGTCAAGGATCAAGGCCAGTGTGGTAAGTACATTTAGGCTACAAATTAATTGCATGCGTATGAATCCTTTACATCAAAATATTGTGTGTGATTGCTGTCGCAACAAAATCATTGCAGGTTGTTGCTGGGCTTTTTCTGCTGTTGCTGCAACAGAGGGCGTTGTCAAGATAAGTACCGGCACTCTTATCTCGCTCTCGGAGCAAGAATTGGTGGATTGTGATGTCCACGGTGAGGACCAGGGCTGTGAGGGCGGTCTCATGGACGACGCATTCAAGTTCATTATCAAGAATGGAGGTCTCACTAAGGAGTCCAGCTATCCATATTCAGCAGCTGACGGCAAATGCAAGAGCGGGTCAAGCAGTGTTGCAACAATTAAAAGCTATGAGGATGTACCTACCAATGATGAGGGTTCCCTCATGAAGGCAGTGGCAAGCCAACCCGTGTCAGTTGCGGTGGACGGAGGTGACATGACATTTCAATTCTACTCCGGTGG contains the following coding sequences:
- the LOC124672065 gene encoding senescence-specific cysteine protease SAG39-like; this translates as MAIPRASLLAILGCLFFFSSALAARELNDDLSMVAMHESWMAQYGRVYKDAAEKSERFEIFKANARFIESFNAAGHKFWLNTNQFADISNDEFRATKTNKGFIANKKVKVPRTFRYENMSLDALPATVDWRTKGAVTPVKDQGQCGCCWAFSAVAATEGVVKISTGTLISLSEQELVDCDVHGEDQGCEGGLMDDAFKFIIKNGGLTKESSYPYSAADGKCKSGSSSVATIKSYEDVPTNDEGSLMKAVASQPVSVAVDGGDMTFQFYSGGVMTGSCGTDLDHGIAAIGYGTTSDGTKYWLMKNSWGTTWGENGFLRMEKDITDKKGMCGLAMEPSYPTA